The DNA sequence GGCTCGACAAATACGCCCTCTTTAGATGCAAGGATGCCATATGCCTCGAGTATTTCATCGTCGGTTACAGAATCGATAAGCCCACCTGATTCGTCGCGGGCTGCTATGGCTTGTTCCCAACTCGCGGGATTGCCTATCTTGATCGCAGTCGCTATGGTCTTCGGATCCTTGACTGGCGCGCCATTTACAATCGGAGCCGCACCTTCGGCCTGAAATCCGAGCATCTTAGGAAGGCGCGAAATACGATTATTATTTTTGTATTCGTTGTACCCCTTCCAATAAGCAGTTATGTTGCCCGCGTTACCCACCGGTATAGCATGATAATCAGGCGCGTCACCCAGGGCATCGCATACCTCAAATGCCCCTGTCTTCTGACCCTCGATCCTGTAAGGATTTACGGAATTAACAAGCGTGATCGGATACTTCTCGGCGATCTCTCGTACCAGATCAAGCGCAACATCAAAGTTGCCCTTCACAGCAATCACCTTTGCACCGTGTATAAGAGCCTGAGAAAGCTTGCCAAGCGCGATAGCGCCTTCGGGAATAAGTACCACACACGTAAGCCCAGCCTTTGCCGAATAGGCGGCAGCCGACGCCGAGGTATTTCCGGTTGATGCACAGATCACTGCCTTCGCTCCCTCCTCAAGCGCCTTTGAAATGGCGACGGTCATACCCCTGTCCTTGAAAGATCCTGTTGGATTTAAGCCTTCATATTTTAGATATACCTCAATATTATTCCCGAGAAGATTACTGATATTGCAGGCATAGATAAGCGGGGTATTGCCCTCGTTAAGGGTCACCACCGGTGTTTTATTTGTCACCGGCAGAAATTTTCCGTATTCTTTAATTAGCCCTTTCCACATTGATCATTCCTCCACGCGTACGCAAACAGTCTTGCTCTTTATAACATCCAATTCATCAATGATGCGAAGCGCCGCCGCCATATCGCTCTCGCGGGCTTCATGCGACATCATTACTATCGGAACCGGTTTTTCGGACTTGATCTCTTTCTGGGTAACCGTGGCTATACTTATATCGTGATTGCCTAAAATGCCCGATATTTTGGAAAGAACCCCAGGCTTGTCAACCACGGTAAATCGAACATAATAACGCGATCTTATATCGCTCATGTCACACACAGCACTCGCAGTTCCAGCCACAGGTGTTATACATGGAATCACACCCGCAGCTATCCCAGCTGCAACTGAAACGAGGTCGCTCACCACAGAACTTGCAGTCGGGAGCGACCCTGCGCCCTTTCCGTAGAAGAGGTTATCGCCCACAAGATCGCCCCTTACAAATATCGCATTATAGACGTCCCCGACGTTTGCAAGAAGATGCGTCTTAGGTATCAGTGTCGGGTGAACTCGTAGCTCCACGCCCTCTTTTCTGCGTTTGGCGATAGCGAGAAGTTTGATTGCATAACCGTTCTCGCTCGCATAATCAATATCGCTTTGCTCAATATCAGTAATTCCTTCGGTATAGATCGAGTCTTGAGCGGCAAATACACCAAACCCAAGAAGAGCCAATATTGAAAGCTTATGAGCCGAATCGATGCCACCAACATCAAAACTTGGATCCTTTTCAGCATAACCAAGCTTTTGGGCATATAAGAGCGCATCTTTGAATTGTGTACCATGTTCGGACATTTCTGATAATATGAAGTTACTGGTACCGTTTAGAATTCCGTAGATAAGGTCAATCTTGTTGGCAATAAATCCTTCGCGAAGAGAGCGAATGATTGGAATTCCTCCTCCGACACTCGCCTCAAAACCAACCGCAAGTCTGAGCTTCTGTGATAAGCCAAATATCTCAGCCCCGCATTCGGCAAGTAGCGCCTTGTTAGCAGTAACCACGTGTTTCCCCTGCCTAAGCGCCTCCATGATAATTTCCTTTGCAGGTTGAATACCCCCTATAAGCTCGACAACAATGTCGATTTGTTTATCATATAACACCTCGTCGATAGACGAGGTAAGTACGTCTTTGGCGACCTCGACCGGCCTTTTTGA is a window from the bacterium genome containing:
- the thrC gene encoding threonine synthase codes for the protein MWKGLIKEYGKFLPVTNKTPVVTLNEGNTPLIYACNISNLLGNNIEVYLKYEGLNPTGSFKDRGMTVAISKALEEGAKAVICASTGNTSASAAAYSAKAGLTCVVLIPEGAIALGKLSQALIHGAKVIAVKGNFDVALDLVREIAEKYPITLVNSVNPYRIEGQKTGAFEVCDALGDAPDYHAIPVGNAGNITAYWKGYNEYKNNNRISRLPKMLGFQAEGAAPIVNGAPVKDPKTIATAIKIGNPASWEQAIAARDESGGLIDSVTDDEILEAYGILASKEGVFVEPASAASVAGILKLNRRGFFSSTIPGYRIKIVCVLTGHGLKDPERAIASVRKPVVVEPEMSLVLKEIGI
- a CDS encoding homoserine dehydrogenase, translated to MKKIKIGLIGFGTVGAGVVKVLNEKRASLKASTGLDLEIVRICVKHISSKRPVEVAKDVLTSSIDEVLYDKQIDIVVELIGGIQPAKEIIMEALRQGKHVVTANKALLAECGAEIFGLSQKLRLAVGFEASVGGGIPIIRSLREGFIANKIDLIYGILNGTSNFILSEMSEHGTQFKDALLYAQKLGYAEKDPSFDVGGIDSAHKLSILALLGFGVFAAQDSIYTEGITDIEQSDIDYASENGYAIKLLAIAKRRKEGVELRVHPTLIPKTHLLANVGDVYNAIFVRGDLVGDNLFYGKGAGSLPTASSVVSDLVSVAAGIAAGVIPCITPVAGTASAVCDMSDIRSRYYVRFTVVDKPGVLSKISGILGNHDISIATVTQKEIKSEKPVPIVMMSHEARESDMAAALRIIDELDVIKSKTVCVRVEE